In Risungbinella massiliensis, a single window of DNA contains:
- the yycH gene encoding two-component system activity regulator YycH translates to MKKGSSFWKKNKERIKTTTLILLILASFALTGLLWYSSPPYTETTETKYQETPLIGKEVDNRQKEVFDLTAPPFLVVHQRNQHYLITKEKNQVYRDLIKTIHQDSDLTNVERKFPTPQEWRYILEEASSVEMQFFQDLTLEQVDSFFLSLLDSDGKAPLKEMGKISRILVWEDRNQSNPKIWFISDETHSVVQATMATTLVPNFHSQLVNAISNSPDEQVTPIYGNNNKPPWDPGSGATFSRVFYLPNDPWQVTRPTFETTIYSIEEMKKILFRRDYKIDAINNNNELIYLFNDQTLVYNQAKNEIRYTDNSNRDGEEKVISSQIETIQSEFMLKHYGWTGSYLLEKVLPEKKDTFVFRLLHEGIPVYAPKSTERDSQTQLDQILLTPDSSNASGVGSYQRSLEIIKQEKSVQSSTLPGRTQVLDELHKRNLPLTEVTQLYPIYQMRRSEVNTVEFVPYWKIQTVSGTEVLIGGES, encoded by the coding sequence TTGAAGAAGGGAAGTTCGTTCTGGAAGAAAAACAAAGAGCGTATCAAGACAACCACTCTGATACTGCTCATCTTGGCGAGTTTTGCACTAACAGGTCTGTTATGGTATAGTTCTCCTCCCTATACAGAAACGACGGAAACCAAGTACCAAGAGACACCTCTTATTGGAAAAGAGGTAGACAACCGCCAAAAAGAGGTGTTTGATCTGACAGCTCCTCCTTTTTTGGTAGTCCACCAACGCAATCAACACTATCTCATTACCAAAGAGAAAAATCAGGTTTATCGAGATCTTATAAAGACAATCCATCAAGATTCTGACCTTACCAACGTAGAGCGAAAATTCCCTACCCCACAAGAATGGCGGTATATTTTAGAAGAAGCAAGTTCGGTGGAAATGCAATTCTTTCAAGATCTAACACTTGAACAAGTAGACTCCTTTTTCTTATCGCTATTGGATTCTGATGGAAAAGCTCCTTTAAAAGAAATGGGGAAGATCAGCAGGATTTTGGTGTGGGAAGATCGTAATCAATCTAACCCTAAGATCTGGTTTATAAGCGATGAAACACACTCTGTTGTACAGGCTACTATGGCAACTACTCTTGTTCCAAACTTTCACTCTCAGTTGGTTAATGCCATTTCAAATTCTCCTGACGAACAAGTGACGCCTATCTATGGAAATAATAATAAGCCACCTTGGGATCCTGGCTCAGGTGCCACCTTTAGCCGTGTTTTCTATCTACCAAACGATCCATGGCAGGTTACAAGACCAACTTTTGAGACAACCATATACTCAATTGAAGAGATGAAAAAAATCCTGTTTCGACGTGACTACAAAATTGACGCGATCAACAACAACAATGAGTTGATCTATCTTTTTAACGATCAAACGCTGGTCTATAATCAAGCGAAAAATGAAATTCGCTACACCGATAACTCCAATCGAGATGGCGAGGAGAAAGTAATTAGTAGCCAGATTGAAACGATTCAAAGTGAGTTTATGCTAAAACATTATGGATGGACTGGCTCCTATCTGCTAGAGAAAGTACTCCCAGAAAAAAAGGATACATTTGTTTTTCGATTGTTGCATGAAGGGATTCCTGTCTATGCTCCTAAATCAACAGAGAGGGACTCCCAAACTCAACTCGATCAAATTCTTTTAACTCCAGACAGTAGTAATGCTTCTGGTGTGGGAAGTTATCAACGATCTCTGGAAATTATAAAACAAGAGAAAAGCGTTCAATCCAGTACCCTACCGGGTCGTACACAAGTATTGGATGAACTTCACAAACGGAATCTCCCACTAACCGAGGTTACACAGCTTTATCCGATCTATCAAATGAGACGATCGGAAGTTAATACGGTAGAATTCGTTCCTTATTGGAAAATCCAAACGGTATCTGGTACAGAAGTTTTGATTGGAGGCGAGAGTTAG